Proteins from a genomic interval of Nostoc sp. TCL240-02:
- a CDS encoding ABC transporter substrate-binding protein — MTWFSLSVQRWGRITQFLSLFCLCLFLVVSCAPRPQSSTPPSGSVNSPTGDGRITIGTTAKPRTLDPADAYELASLGLVFNMSDRLYTYEPGSTEIKPQLATALPKVSQDALTYTIPLRQGVVFHDGTPFNAEAMAFTINRFIQNKGKPSFLLADVVDSVKTTGEYELSIKLKKPFAAFPSLLAFPGVCAVSPKAYELGAGKFKPNIFVGTGPYKLAQYGTDSIRFDTFDKYWGEKPVNKGVNLQIQTSPVNLFNAFRTGAVDVAYLSLQPDQNRSLEEGGKKGDWQAIAAEGSVVSYLVLNRNQKPLDKLEVRQAIASIIDRPLLNERALLGQADPLYSMIPTTFKVSVPLFKDAYGDANFDQAKKLLTTAGFSKENPAKVQIWYPSSSPTRSLAAQTLKSLVDAKMDGILQFEVTPAEGPTFFKDIAKGLYPGALLDWYPDFLDPDNYVQPFLSCDKGSVAKGCEDGGSQTQGSFYYNEAMNKLIDQQRKELNPEARQKIFAEIQKQVTADVPYVPLWQSKDYVFAQKGVNSVQLNPTQILVYQTIKK, encoded by the coding sequence ATGACCTGGTTTTCCTTGTCCGTGCAACGGTGGGGTCGGATTACACAATTCCTATCTTTGTTCTGTCTATGCTTATTTTTAGTTGTTAGTTGCGCTCCTCGTCCACAGTCTTCTACGCCACCATCGGGTTCTGTAAATAGCCCTACAGGTGATGGTCGTATTACTATCGGTACAACAGCAAAGCCGAGAACCCTTGATCCGGCTGATGCTTATGAGTTAGCATCCTTGGGTTTGGTGTTTAATATGAGCGATCGCCTCTACACCTATGAACCAGGAAGTACGGAAATTAAGCCCCAGCTTGCGACAGCATTACCTAAAGTCAGTCAAGATGCCTTAACTTATACCATCCCCTTACGTCAGGGAGTGGTTTTTCACGATGGGACTCCCTTCAACGCCGAAGCAATGGCGTTTACTATCAACCGCTTTATTCAAAATAAAGGAAAACCATCATTTTTACTAGCTGATGTAGTAGATTCGGTGAAAACTACAGGCGAGTATGAGTTAAGCATTAAGCTGAAAAAACCCTTTGCAGCCTTTCCTTCACTACTGGCGTTTCCTGGGGTGTGTGCAGTTTCGCCAAAAGCTTACGAACTTGGTGCTGGTAAATTTAAGCCGAATATTTTTGTAGGAACTGGCCCTTACAAGTTAGCGCAGTATGGTACTGATTCAATAAGATTTGATACGTTTGATAAATATTGGGGAGAAAAACCAGTTAACAAGGGTGTTAACCTCCAAATTCAAACTAGTCCAGTTAATTTATTTAATGCTTTCCGTACAGGCGCTGTAGATGTAGCCTATCTATCGCTACAGCCAGATCAAAATCGGAGCTTAGAAGAAGGTGGTAAAAAAGGGGATTGGCAAGCGATCGCAGCTGAAGGTAGTGTAGTAAGCTATCTGGTATTGAATCGGAATCAAAAGCCTTTAGATAAATTAGAAGTCAGACAAGCGATCGCGTCAATAATTGACCGTCCACTCTTAAATGAGCGGGCCTTACTTGGTCAAGCAGACCCGCTTTATAGCATGATTCCCACAACATTTAAAGTTTCTGTGCCATTATTCAAAGATGCTTATGGCGATGCTAACTTTGATCAAGCTAAAAAATTGTTAACTACTGCTGGTTTCTCCAAAGAAAATCCCGCAAAAGTCCAAATTTGGTATCCTTCTAGTTCACCTACTCGTAGTTTGGCAGCACAGACCCTCAAATCTCTTGTAGATGCCAAAATGGATGGAATTCTGCAATTTGAAGTTACCCCTGCTGAAGGCCCAACATTTTTTAAAGACATTGCCAAAGGATTATATCCAGGGGCTTTACTTGATTGGTATCCAGACTTTTTAGACCCAGATAATTACGTCCAGCCATTTTTGTCTTGTGACAAAGGTTCAGTTGCTAAAGGATGTGAAGATGGAGGCAGTCAAACTCAGGGTTCGTTCTACTATAACGAAGCGATGAATAAACTGATCGATCAACAACGCAAAGAACTAAATCCCGAAGCGCGTCAGAAAATTTTTGCAGAAATTCAAAAGCAAGTAACTGCTGATGTACCTTACGTTCCCTTATGGCAAAGCAAAGACTATGTATTTGCCCAAAAAGGTGTAAACAGCGTACAACTTAACCCAACCCAAATTCTGGTTTACCAGACAATTAAAAAGTAG
- a CDS encoding DNA adenine methylase: MNKPINSPFRYPGGKFYARHLILNHIPSHSCYVEPFAGGGSIFFVKDKVNINWLNDIDELLINTLLTIRDQPEELIKFLAGESATKERHTYYKNEFIPQNKLEQAGRWFYLNRTSYSGIMKHQNCYWGYGDKYSMRPENWPKNIRRTSDKLQNVKITNLDFEEVIESVPNGSFLFIDPPYFNAEQDKIYAHSFSKDDHFRLCQILNRYKEKIKFLITYDNSDTIRNIYEWALEIHDKEWNYTISRSDDQKNRKSKQDNFKGERYKGKEIFILNYSSLDSTSPNSEQLI, encoded by the coding sequence ATGAACAAACCGATAAACTCACCATTTAGATATCCTGGCGGCAAATTTTATGCTCGACATTTGATTCTTAATCATATTCCTTCTCACTCTTGTTATGTTGAACCTTTTGCGGGGGGTGGTTCTATTTTTTTTGTAAAAGATAAAGTAAATATTAATTGGCTCAATGATATTGATGAATTGTTAATAAATACCTTATTAACAATTCGAGATCAACCAGAAGAATTAATCAAATTTTTAGCAGGAGAATCCGCTACTAAAGAAAGACATACATATTACAAAAATGAATTCATCCCACAAAATAAATTAGAACAAGCTGGTAGATGGTTTTACCTTAACAGAACCTCCTATTCTGGGATTATGAAGCATCAAAACTGTTATTGGGGGTATGGTGACAAATACAGTATGCGTCCAGAGAATTGGCCCAAAAACATACGTCGAACTTCAGATAAACTTCAAAACGTTAAAATTACTAATCTCGATTTTGAAGAAGTTATCGAATCTGTACCTAATGGATCTTTTTTATTTATTGATCCTCCTTATTTCAATGCAGAGCAAGATAAAATTTATGCTCATTCATTTTCTAAAGACGATCATTTCAGGCTATGCCAAATATTAAATAGATACAAGGAAAAAATAAAATTTCTTATAACTTACGATAATAGCGACACAATTAGAAATATATATGAATGGGCATTGGAAATACACGACAAAGAATGGAATTATACAATTAGTAGAAGTGATGATCAAAAAAATCGAAAGAGTAAGCAAGATAACTTTAAAGGCGAACGATATAAGGGGAAAGAAATTTTTATATTAAACTACTCTTCTCTTGACTCTACTTCTCCCAATTCGGAACAGTTAATTTAG
- the psbB gene encoding photosystem II chlorophyll-binding protein CP47, producing MGLPWYRVHTVVLNDPGRLISVHLMHTALVAGWAGSMALYELAVFDPSDPVLNPMWRQGMFVLPFMSRLGVTQSWGGWNVTGGPATDPGFWSFEGVAAAHIVLSGLLFLAAVWHWVYWDLELFRDPRTGEPALDLPKMFGIHLFLSGLLCFGFGAFHVTGLFGPGIWVSDAYGITGAAQGVAPEWGPDGFNPYNPGGIAAHHIAAGVVGIIAGLFHLTVRPPERLYKALRMGNIETVLSSSIAAVFFAAFVVAGTMWYGNAATPIELFGPTRYQWDQGYFRQEIQRRVQTTVAEGATLDQAWSQIPEKLAFYDYVGNSPAKGGLFRTGPMVKGDGIAQSWQGHAVFKDSEGRELNVRRLPNFFETFPVILTDADGIVRADIPFRRAESKYSFEQSGVTVSFYGGDLNGKTFTEPADVKKYARKAQGGEIFEFDRETLNSDGVFRTSPRGWFTFGHAVFALLFFFGHLWHGSRTIYRDVFAGVDADLEEQVEWGLFQKVGDKSTRRKEAL from the coding sequence ATGGGACTACCCTGGTACCGAGTACATACAGTCGTTCTGAATGATCCAGGACGGCTGATTTCTGTACACCTAATGCATACAGCCTTAGTAGCAGGCTGGGCTGGTTCGATGGCACTCTACGAACTAGCTGTTTTTGACCCTAGCGATCCGGTTCTCAATCCCATGTGGCGGCAAGGGATGTTCGTCCTCCCCTTCATGTCACGTTTGGGCGTTACTCAATCTTGGGGTGGTTGGAACGTTACTGGTGGCCCAGCAACCGATCCTGGCTTCTGGTCATTTGAAGGCGTTGCTGCGGCTCACATTGTTCTTTCCGGTCTTCTGTTCCTAGCTGCCGTATGGCACTGGGTTTACTGGGATTTGGAACTCTTTAGAGATCCCCGCACTGGTGAACCTGCTCTAGACTTGCCAAAAATGTTTGGCATTCACCTATTCTTATCTGGTCTACTTTGTTTTGGCTTTGGTGCTTTTCACGTCACCGGACTATTTGGGCCGGGGATATGGGTTTCTGACGCTTATGGCATAACTGGGGCTGCCCAGGGAGTAGCACCAGAATGGGGCCCAGATGGTTTTAACCCATATAACCCTGGTGGCATTGCGGCTCACCACATTGCTGCTGGTGTTGTTGGTATTATTGCAGGCTTATTCCACCTCACAGTTAGACCCCCCGAACGGCTCTACAAAGCCCTACGGATGGGGAATATTGAAACAGTACTTTCTAGCAGTATTGCAGCAGTCTTCTTTGCTGCTTTCGTTGTTGCTGGTACTATGTGGTACGGAAACGCCGCCACTCCCATCGAATTGTTTGGCCCTACCCGCTACCAATGGGATCAAGGCTACTTCCGTCAAGAAATTCAGCGCCGGGTTCAAACTACCGTTGCTGAAGGTGCAACCCTTGACCAAGCTTGGTCGCAGATTCCCGAAAAACTGGCTTTCTATGATTATGTAGGTAATAGCCCCGCTAAAGGCGGTCTATTCCGTACAGGGCCAATGGTGAAGGGTGATGGTATTGCCCAATCTTGGCAAGGTCACGCCGTATTCAAAGATTCTGAAGGACGGGAATTGAACGTGCGTCGTCTTCCCAACTTCTTTGAAACCTTCCCAGTGATTTTGACTGATGCTGATGGAATTGTCCGCGCTGACATTCCCTTCCGTCGGGCAGAATCTAAGTATAGCTTTGAGCAATCTGGTGTCACCGTCAGCTTCTATGGTGGCGATCTGAATGGTAAAACCTTTACAGAACCAGCTGATGTGAAGAAGTATGCCCGTAAAGCTCAAGGTGGTGAAATCTTTGAATTTGACCGCGAAACCTTGAACTCTGATGGTGTATTCCGTACCAGTCCTAGAGGTTGGTTTACCTTTGGACACGCTGTATTTGCTCTGCTGTTCTTCTTTGGTCATCTCTGGCATGGCTCTCGCACAATCTACCGAGACGTATTTGCCGGTGTTGATGCGGATCTAGAAGAGCAAGTTGAGTGGGGGCTGTTCCAGAAAGTGGGTGACAAATCAACCCGCCGGAAAGAAGCTCTCTAA
- a CDS encoding photosystem II reaction center protein T codes for MESVAYILIFTLCIGTLFFAIAFREPPRFEKPKDK; via the coding sequence ATGGAAAGCGTTGCTTACATCTTGATTTTTACTCTGTGTATAGGTACTCTCTTTTTTGCGATCGCATTTCGCGAACCACCTCGCTTTGAGAAACCAAAAGATAAGTAG
- a CDS encoding 30S ribosomal protein S1 has protein sequence MVNQNLTATEIGFTHEDFAALLDKYDYHFSPGDVVPGTVFSIEPRGALIDIGAKTAAYIPIQEMSINRVDSPEEVLQSNETREFFILTDENEDGQLTLSIRRIEYMRAWERVRQLQAEDATVRSGVFATNRGGALVRIEGLRGFIPGSHISTRKPKEELVGEELPLKFLEVDEERNRLVLSHRRALVERKMNRLEVGEVVIGTVRGIKPYGAFIDIGGVSGLLHISEISHEHIDTPHSVFNVNDEVKVMIIDLDAERGRISLSTKQLEPEPGDMIKNRDLVYDKAEEMAAKYREQLLAKQQGATAAPAAPADVLAEEDIPPATELEDEIPPAAELEEIPPAAEIEEVTPVVAEIQEEIPAATETEEQIPAAIEE, from the coding sequence ATGGTCAATCAGAATTTAACCGCTACAGAAATTGGATTCACTCACGAAGATTTCGCTGCTCTACTTGACAAATACGATTATCATTTTAGCCCTGGCGATGTTGTGCCAGGAACAGTTTTCAGTATAGAGCCGCGCGGCGCTCTGATTGACATTGGTGCTAAAACCGCAGCATATATTCCTATACAAGAAATGTCTATTAACCGGGTGGATAGCCCGGAAGAAGTCTTACAGTCAAACGAAACGCGTGAGTTTTTCATCCTTACCGATGAAAACGAAGATGGTCAATTAACCCTTTCCATTCGCCGTATTGAATACATGCGGGCTTGGGAACGCGTGCGACAGCTGCAAGCAGAAGATGCCACTGTACGTTCTGGCGTGTTTGCAACCAATCGCGGTGGTGCATTGGTAAGGATTGAAGGATTACGTGGCTTTATCCCAGGTTCTCACATCAGTACTCGCAAACCTAAAGAAGAATTGGTAGGCGAAGAACTGCCATTGAAATTCCTAGAGGTGGATGAAGAACGTAACCGCTTAGTTCTATCTCATCGTCGGGCGCTGGTTGAGCGGAAGATGAACCGCCTAGAAGTCGGCGAAGTAGTAATAGGTACCGTTCGTGGTATCAAACCCTACGGTGCTTTCATCGACATTGGTGGTGTCAGTGGTCTACTACACATTTCTGAAATTTCCCACGAACATATTGATACACCTCATAGCGTGTTCAATGTCAATGATGAAGTGAAAGTGATGATCATCGACTTGGATGCAGAAAGGGGTCGCATTTCCCTATCTACCAAGCAACTAGAACCTGAACCCGGCGACATGATTAAAAACCGGGATTTGGTTTACGATAAGGCAGAAGAAATGGCTGCTAAATATCGTGAACAACTGTTAGCCAAGCAACAAGGTGCTACTGCTGCGCCTGCTGCGCCTGCTGATGTTTTAGCAGAAGAAGATATTCCACCAGCAACAGAACTTGAAGACGAGATTCCACCAGCAGCAGAACTAGAAGAAATTCCACCAGCAGCAGAAATTGAGGAAGTAACTCCAGTAGTTGCGGAAATTCAAGAAGAGATTCCAGCAGCCACGGAAACTGAAGAACAAATTCCAGCAGCTATTGAAGAATAA
- a CDS encoding HAD family hydrolase, whose product MATIKCRKITFDNIQAILFDKNGTLEDSETYLRSLAQKATRLIDAQIPGTGEPLLMAFGINGNLLDPAGLISVASRRETEVAAAAYIAETGKGWFESLKIARQALDEAEKYIEQTPSPLFVGSLDLLKYLRKGGLKLGILSAATTDEVNKFVAHHQLSDYIQLKMGVDEGPSKPDPVLFLQACKALGVEPGATLMVGDAVGDMQMARDAKAAGCIGITWVGKSDNVRGADVVINQLDEIQILED is encoded by the coding sequence GTGGCAACTATTAAATGTAGAAAAATCACTTTTGATAATATCCAGGCAATTTTGTTTGACAAAAACGGTACTCTAGAAGATTCAGAAACGTATTTGCGATCGCTCGCACAAAAGGCAACAAGATTAATAGATGCTCAAATCCCTGGAACTGGGGAACCCCTATTAATGGCATTTGGCATCAATGGCAATCTTCTAGATCCGGCAGGCTTGATATCGGTAGCGAGTCGCCGCGAAACAGAAGTTGCGGCTGCGGCATATATTGCCGAAACAGGAAAAGGATGGTTTGAGTCCTTAAAAATAGCCCGTCAAGCTTTGGATGAAGCAGAAAAATACATCGAACAAACTCCTTCACCGCTATTTGTGGGTAGCTTAGACTTGTTGAAATACCTACGCAAAGGGGGTTTAAAACTCGGTATCCTCTCAGCTGCAACAACCGATGAAGTAAATAAGTTTGTAGCGCATCATCAATTAAGCGATTATATCCAGTTAAAAATGGGAGTTGATGAGGGGCCGAGCAAACCAGATCCAGTCCTATTTTTGCAAGCTTGCAAAGCATTGGGAGTTGAACCAGGTGCTACCTTGATGGTAGGTGATGCCGTTGGCGATATGCAAATGGCGCGTGATGCTAAAGCCGCAGGTTGTATTGGTATCACTTGGGTGGGTAAGTCAGATAATGTTCGAGGTGCAGATGTAGTGATCAATCAACTTGATGAAATCCAAATTTTAGAAGATTAG
- a CDS encoding Uma2 family endonuclease — MQNTETTLRLRLWTVEEYHRMAEAGIFGADERVELLEGKIIWMIAKGTAHRSAVGRTDRLLQNSLRNRAWVCIQDPVKLNARSEPEPDIAVVKVDPLDYADHHPTPKEVYLIIEVADSSLKLDCEIKAQAYSQAGITDYWVLDVVSRQLHVFREPTQDGYQSEVILSEDATISPLEFPDLSITVLEMLPPVIVIAS, encoded by the coding sequence ATGCAAAACACAGAAACGACGTTAAGGCTTCGCCTGTGGACAGTTGAAGAATACCATCGGATGGCTGAGGCTGGGATTTTTGGTGCAGATGAACGAGTAGAACTCCTAGAAGGAAAGATTATTTGGATGATTGCTAAAGGGACAGCCCATCGTTCAGCAGTGGGGAGAACAGATAGATTACTGCAAAATAGTTTGAGGAATCGGGCTTGGGTATGTATTCAAGACCCAGTAAAGTTAAACGCACGATCTGAACCAGAACCGGATATAGCTGTCGTTAAAGTAGATCCACTAGACTACGCAGACCACCATCCCACTCCAAAAGAAGTTTATCTGATTATTGAAGTAGCAGATAGCAGCCTGAAACTAGACTGCGAAATCAAAGCTCAAGCCTACTCGCAAGCGGGAATTACAGATTATTGGGTGTTAGATGTGGTTAGTCGTCAATTGCACGTCTTTCGAGAACCAACTCAGGATGGCTATCAAAGTGAAGTGATTTTGTCCGAAGATGCGACTATTTCACCTTTAGAGTTTCCTGATTTGAGCATTACGGTTTTAGAAATGTTACCGCCCGTAATTGTAATTGCATCTTAG
- a CDS encoding GUN4 domain-containing protein, translating into MLTKQQRQLITYKTISIYERTYQLPVLKNNAVKIVQKKIRERQRLIKEGVRYHHQLGGIIKRKEEISQGEVFQEIQLFIKDYSHIIDFLENYKDNYHDFLLNLADDLKELFQQKYLAIKTLEDERSKLELKNHKNPKILDELTWEKQENLKAVLLLSNAYFLMLEKIKLLGEGIKNLAEDTKSQKEVVQQIVKDLEVYQEIYEYQRKAYKIRQEIAKIAHTAINIENSLQDYFSPFQFLIDEVIKVDEYFYATVGDIKNLGDNILKHQSNLFNLEKNEAISESFLDFMVTSYDKKARLKDAFIQSQLLDWQIHNFDLSENGVFLDKGIDLISNYISKQLTDQRKALSIAEVNFVSTDSLSPVEGTGLIGLTNNNVTLPKKFPSNKGIDYTQLQDLLAQHHWKEADIETTKIMLKVMSKNYWNEVYKEDIDNFSCQELHTIDQLWDQYSYGYFGFTVQQTIWSEMGGQVDYETEKRLGDRLGWRKEGNWLDYEQLTFKLSPMTPMGHLPAQWLHYDQHSFDLSQKSSTEHLSMGAWRVKSWLVWQMHLFFSRIKTCQETFLCDNRTFIKNKKN; encoded by the coding sequence ATGCTAACTAAACAGCAAAGACAACTAATTACTTACAAGACTATTTCAATTTATGAAAGAACTTATCAATTACCAGTTCTAAAAAATAATGCTGTAAAAATAGTTCAAAAAAAAATTAGAGAACGTCAAAGATTAATTAAAGAAGGCGTTCGATATCATCATCAGCTTGGTGGGATAATTAAGCGAAAAGAAGAAATTAGCCAGGGAGAAGTTTTTCAGGAAATCCAATTATTTATTAAAGATTACAGCCATATTATTGATTTCCTAGAAAATTATAAGGATAATTATCATGATTTTTTATTAAATCTTGCAGATGACTTAAAAGAATTATTTCAACAAAAATATTTGGCTATAAAAACCTTAGAAGACGAAAGAAGTAAATTAGAGCTAAAAAATCATAAAAATCCGAAAATACTTGATGAGCTAACATGGGAAAAGCAAGAAAATCTCAAAGCAGTTTTGCTACTGAGTAATGCTTATTTCTTAATGCTAGAAAAAATAAAATTGCTTGGTGAAGGAATTAAAAACCTTGCAGAAGATACAAAAAGTCAAAAAGAAGTTGTTCAGCAAATAGTAAAAGATTTAGAAGTATATCAAGAAATTTACGAATATCAAAGAAAAGCCTATAAAATTCGTCAAGAAATAGCTAAAATTGCCCACACTGCAATCAACATTGAAAATTCTTTACAAGATTACTTTAGTCCTTTTCAATTTTTAATAGATGAAGTCATAAAAGTGGATGAATATTTTTATGCAACTGTTGGAGATATTAAAAATTTAGGTGATAATATTTTAAAGCATCAATCAAACTTATTTAACCTGGAAAAAAACGAGGCTATTTCTGAAAGTTTTCTCGATTTTATGGTGACAAGTTATGATAAAAAAGCCAGATTAAAAGATGCTTTTATTCAATCTCAATTATTAGATTGGCAAATCCATAATTTTGATTTGAGCGAAAATGGTGTCTTTTTAGACAAGGGCATTGATTTAATATCTAACTATATATCCAAGCAACTAACAGATCAAAGAAAAGCGCTAAGTATAGCAGAAGTAAATTTTGTCTCTACAGATTCTCTATCTCCTGTTGAAGGAACAGGATTGATAGGACTGACTAATAACAATGTTACGTTGCCAAAAAAATTTCCCAGCAATAAAGGTATTGATTATACCCAATTGCAGGATCTCCTAGCACAACATCATTGGAAAGAAGCTGATATTGAAACCACTAAAATAATGCTAAAAGTCATGAGTAAAAATTATTGGAATGAAGTTTATAAGGAAGATATTGATAACTTTTCTTGTCAAGAGCTTCACACTATCGATCAACTTTGGGATCAATATAGTTATGGCTATTTCGGCTTCACTGTTCAGCAAACTATCTGGAGCGAAATGGGTGGTCAGGTAGACTACGAAACAGAAAAAAGACTTGGCGATCGCCTTGGTTGGCGAAAAGAGGGAAACTGGTTAGACTATGAGCAACTAACTTTTAAATTGTCCCCTATGACACCGATGGGACACTTGCCAGCCCAATGGTTACACTACGATCAACATAGTTTTGACTTATCCCAAAAATCATCTACAGAACACCTTTCAATGGGAGCTTGGCGGGTCAAGTCTTGGTTAGTTTGGCAGATGCATTTATTCTTTTCTCGTATAAAAACTTGTCAAGAAACTTTCTTATGCGATAATCGCACATTTATTAAGAATAAGAAAAATTAG
- a CDS encoding ABC transporter ATP-binding protein/permease: MQSKTVHNQSLTNTPSAFTQFWEDIKAIAGPYWYPTEAWGRAFPDVIRTWGMLIILILLIIMLVGVTAFNSFVSRYLLDIITEGKDLAKFVDTLLVYGAALVCVTLLVGFSKFVRKQIALDWYEWLNDRILKKYLSNRAYYKINFNSDIDNPDQRISQEIEPLIRNALTFSATFLEKVLEMATFLVILWSLSQFIAVVLLVYTIIGNLIAVYLAQELNKIKQEELEFDADYTYSLTHVRNHAESIAFFQGEKKELNIIQRRFNNIIKSTKRKINWELTQDIFNRGYQAAIQIFPFIVFGPLQIRGEIEFGEIAQASLACNLFATAMAELIREFATSGRFSSYVKRLGEFTDALEFVTKEPEKVSTIKTIEENHLAFENITLQTPNYEQVIVENLSLEVQPGEGLLIVGPSGRGKSSLLRAIAGLWNAGTGRLVRPPLEEVLFLPQRPYIILGTLREQLLYPNTTRKMTDAELKEVLQQVNLQNLLSRVDDFDTEVPWENILSLGEQQRLAFARLLITHPRFTILDEATSALDLKNEESLYQQLQDTKTTFISVGHRESLFNYHQWVLELSGDSSWQIISVQDYQLQKAKEVVINVPKKPEITIDVSPKNESQTQPETSIKIGTIEGLSHKEMQTLTDCSINTIRSKASLGKSITANDGFTYRYDKDPKVLKWVRA; the protein is encoded by the coding sequence ATGCAATCTAAAACCGTTCATAATCAATCCCTAACCAATACCCCTTCAGCTTTTACTCAATTTTGGGAGGATATCAAAGCGATCGCAGGCCCTTACTGGTATCCTACAGAGGCATGGGGAAGAGCATTTCCAGACGTGATTCGTACATGGGGAATGCTCATTATCCTGATATTATTAATAATAATGCTCGTCGGTGTCACTGCATTTAATAGCTTTGTTAGCCGCTATTTATTAGATATTATTACTGAAGGAAAAGACCTTGCTAAATTTGTTGATACGTTATTAGTTTATGGCGCTGCCCTTGTCTGCGTAACGCTATTAGTAGGATTTTCTAAATTTGTTAGAAAACAAATCGCTCTTGATTGGTATGAATGGCTAAACGATCGCATTTTAAAAAAATATTTGAGCAATCGCGCTTATTATAAAATAAATTTTAACTCAGATATTGATAATCCAGATCAACGAATATCCCAAGAAATTGAACCTTTGATCAGAAATGCTCTTACTTTTTCAGCTACTTTTCTAGAAAAAGTGCTGGAAATGGCAACTTTTTTAGTAATTCTCTGGTCTCTTTCCCAATTTATTGCAGTTGTATTGCTTGTTTATACGATAATAGGCAATTTAATTGCTGTTTATTTGGCTCAAGAATTGAATAAGATTAAACAAGAAGAACTCGAATTTGATGCAGACTATACTTATAGCTTAACTCATGTTCGTAATCACGCTGAATCAATAGCTTTCTTTCAGGGAGAAAAAAAAGAATTAAATATAATCCAGCGAAGATTTAATAACATTATTAAAAGCACCAAACGCAAGATTAATTGGGAGTTAACTCAGGATATTTTTAACAGAGGCTATCAGGCAGCTATCCAAATATTTCCATTTATAGTATTCGGGCCTTTACAGATTAGAGGTGAAATTGAATTTGGAGAAATTGCTCAAGCCAGTTTAGCTTGTAATTTGTTTGCTACTGCTATGGCAGAATTAATTAGAGAATTTGCAACTTCGGGACGATTTTCTAGTTACGTTAAACGTTTGGGTGAGTTTACAGATGCGTTAGAATTTGTTACCAAAGAACCAGAGAAAGTAAGTACTATTAAAACAATAGAAGAAAACCATCTCGCTTTTGAGAATATCACTTTACAAACACCCAACTATGAACAGGTGATTGTTGAAAATTTGTCACTTGAGGTTCAACCTGGAGAAGGTTTATTGATTGTAGGGCCGAGTGGTCGTGGTAAAAGTTCTCTATTGAGAGCGATCGCTGGCTTGTGGAATGCCGGGACTGGTCGTCTGGTGCGACCTCCATTAGAAGAAGTGTTATTTTTGCCCCAACGTCCTTATATAATTTTGGGAACTTTGCGTGAACAATTACTCTATCCTAATACAACTCGTAAGATGACTGATGCAGAACTCAAAGAAGTTTTGCAACAAGTCAACCTACAAAACTTGTTGAGTCGAGTAGATGACTTTGATACAGAAGTTCCTTGGGAGAACATATTATCACTAGGAGAACAACAACGCCTTGCATTTGCACGACTACTAATTACTCATCCTAGATTTACTATATTAGATGAAGCAACAAGTGCTTTAGATTTGAAAAATGAAGAGAGTTTATATCAACAGTTGCAAGACACAAAAACAACTTTTATCAGTGTTGGACATAGAGAAAGTTTGTTTAATTATCATCAATGGGTTTTGGAACTATCAGGAGATTCTAGCTGGCAAATTATTAGCGTACAGGATTATCAACTACAAAAAGCAAAAGAAGTTGTTATTAATGTTCCTAAAAAGCCTGAAATCACAATAGATGTTTCACCCAAAAATGAATCCCAAACTCAACCAGAAACATCCATCAAGATAGGTACAATAGAAGGACTTTCTCATAAGGAAATGCAGACATTAACAGACTGTAGTATTAACACCATCAGAAGCAAGGCTAGCCTTGGTAAGTCCATTACTGCTAATGATGGCTTTACCTACCGCTATGACAAAGATCCAAAGGTGTTGAAATGGGTAAGAGCTTAA